The Alosa alosa isolate M-15738 ecotype Scorff River chromosome 11, AALO_Geno_1.1, whole genome shotgun sequence sequence tttttttctttgatagaaTCTAACCATGATTTATTGTCAACAAGAAAAATGATGATTGAAGAGCGGAAttgttctgttcttttttttcttgttcaccccatcacacacacaaaaaaaaacacacctcacatacatacagcacactgcttgctacagtaagcctcctctacttgctgcacactgccccccaatacacagcacattgtctcatgaggaagcttctccaacacacataatgcacactgccctctccccacatacacagcacactatcccatctcccctgtcatccccccaacacacacaccaagacccctggcagttgggttagccccttgagccgtggatctgcccaaggtttcttccttggtaaggaaGTTTAGGAGTTAGtaaggagtttttccttgcccctgttgctcttgggtgctccttgttggtggccgccctccccccccctccccacctttcttatgcagcccttgccacttagggcctgtccacacggaggcgctttttaggttaaaaccagaggttttgcttcgtcttggcggCGCCCAAagcgaatcctgtaaacgcactgccgaaaccgcacttttctgaaacctggtcccagagtggagaaatctgaaaccgtagccgattgagttcgtttagacagcttaaacccACATCCTCCTGcttatcgatgatgtcatcgccacacctcagctgccctggacttgcacttatagtattgccttacaatactagttttcatacgtGACATtccctacgattacactccgttaagataaatatcacaactgatgctgcgcagcgccgatagcttatgacttggtggactgaacactgtttttttatgcattctagctatatactgtcagtgacgcgagagaacttaagttattaggaaagtgcggtgtaagtttaggctacattaatttgtgcgtagtgccagtgtcattcatttattttacatgtcttacaacatatatacatgcattcacagtcgaaagtgaaatcagatataagcatacaaaggcgctttagaactcacgttaagcccgatggtagcacactgaatgcgaaacgaaggttttatagcaatattataaatgtggcgacagaatagcctagaacttgggtaagccttgcgtttagtagcctaattgcggtgatagccaaaactaatgtgaatcacggactatcctacaaccaaagaaagtgaaaggtgattagtaggcctacctagtTTTACAGTTTAGttccaaataaaaacaattctgggactgcacccttcacaaaccgtaaaataaagtttattagttttacagttgacagttcaccatcagtccacacaaacaattctggtttccttgcactaaaAACCAtttgtaaaatactataaaatactgttagcCTGTCTGTTTTAAAGTGCAAgtttttgcaagttttggtgaatttctgtaaagacacagtgccacctataggcctggggtatgaagtaacgtgttgggtcgtgttgagatggatccgtttggacgcaaatattcttgatacggttccagggaagacggaggaaaaaaaagatgggtttggtacgtgtggactaggccttaatctactaaacccctcttctactgcactttttacccccccactttgcacaaataggctgacaccagacataatttcactgcatttcttacttccagtaactatatgcaatagacttccttgtatccttgtataaaaGAGTCAAGAGAGACTCAATGATTCCAAAGATTCCATTGAATGATGCTAACTAACAATAGTCTTGCATCAAACCATTCCGTATGGGATCACAAAGGTGGCTAGGCAACAACATGATGCCATAGAACATAGCATAGGATACACTGGAATTTTTTGTTCACTTTTGCTTGAGTTGAGTGTGTAGTTGGCTGGTTTCAGATTTGTGGATAATTTGATGTTCAAACTGTGATTTCTGGCAATCTTATTTAAATGCAGTTCTGCTGGTTCTTAGCCTGCTGCCTGGCAGCACGGCAGGATGAAGGCAAAAAAATTaagaaatgtgtcaaaaaataCGGACTGGTAGAGCTAAAAAGAGAACTGGAAGCTTTGGGAGTGAACATTGATGGGCACTGGGATGAgactaaaaagaaaaacaaaaagaagatcAAAAAGGAATTACAAAAGCTCCTCATAAAGGAGCTGAAGAAGATTGAGCACGACAAAAAAAGACTGGACAACAGGGCTTACGAAGACGGGTTCACTATGCCCATGGATATCCCCGAACATGTCCTATCTGCTCTGAATGAACTGGAGGCTTTGAGAATTTACAGTGATGAGGACATGGATGAGActacaaagaaaaacaaaatgaagagAAAAATTGAACTACAAAGGTTCCTAATAAATGAGCTGAAGGAGGCTGAGCACGGCAAAACTGACCTGGACAACCAAGTTTACGAAGAGAAATCACTGATCACTATGCCCGTGGATATCCCTGAAGATGTCCTAAATGTCCTAGATGATCTGGACACATTCTTGGATAAACAGTTGGAAGTATCAGAGAGATATGAACGAGAAGATGCCGTGCTCGACAGTCTCCTGTTTAAAGTGGTCTCGACTCTGGGTAAGTAGAATATATCTGCTCACATTGGGTGTAAGAAGTAGCCTTGCATCACCAAAACCCAACTTGAGCAATAAGTGGGCTATGTAAAAAGTGAGCTAACATATAGAACATAAAAATGGTTGAGCagttaattttaataaaatgCTCCTCCAATTTGTTTAATTTCAGAAAGAGAAATGAAaaggaagagaaacagagagcatGGAGGCCAGACGCTGGAgacaggaaagaggaggaggaacggGAGGCCTGTTTCTGGAGTGCCCTACAAATTCACAATAGCTCCATCCCTGGGAGGAGGTTTTGTGTGGTAGGACACAGCAGCAGACGGCTGACAAGGACAAGGACCATTACCAACAATCAATAAAACCAAAACCAGAAGCCAGACTTTTGGTGATCTTCACTGTTTCTCCTCTATTCATTTCTCAAATATAATTCTGCAACCTAATGACTTGTAGGACCAGATGGGAACGTATGATCcctctatgcttttatttgttttataaaatgtattatctGTTAAGATTCAAGTCCAGTATGCAAAAATGCTAAATTATTACAGAATGAATTATTACTGAACATCATCTTAACCAAATTCAACCTCTAGAATGGAGAATATAACTTTACGACTTTTTAAACACTGATGAGGACATGGATGaaactaaaaacaaaaacaaaaagaagaccAAAAAGGAACTACAAAAGCTGCTAATAAATATAATTCAAATATAATTCTGCAACCTAATGACCGTAGGACCAGGTGGGGACGTATGATCCCgctatgttttttatttgttttatgaaaagtacattgacagtaatttcctgtgtattagctgtactgtgtataaaccgcaggacagtgttttatgcaagtttaaaaaaacaaaaccttaTTAACCATATTAACttcccccgtgtattaacctcatagctgaagaaattttgcaaaatcaatgtataaacctcagctaatagttgggaaataaCGGTAACATTGAAGCTAacctttacttttttttttttggtaactagattttaatcggtcaaGCTAAAGAGATGGTGTCCGTTAATGTTTGGTCAAaaaggctgattcatgtcccttgcattttgcaactgcaaggtccatggcaggcgccccacagaaatgtttcattttgtgagTGAGATGTCCACGCTGTCCCCTCTGTGACGCGTTCGcccccccagtttcagagctattctaaatgcaaaattgcacaTACTGTTGTGCCGTGactgtagttaacaaactagatcctaatagaaaactgttagctttcctggcttaatggtaggcctattacacaacataaattgtgctggcgacccaaataaaatctcctgcgacccagtctttgggaaccaatgcctTAGACCAGTAAAGGCTTTGGCATACTCCTGCTGTATTCCGTGTGTTCCGCGCACATGAAGCTGGCTGAGTGTGTGATGAAATTTAATATGATATTATATTGTTATATAAACCAGTGTAAACCACTGTTCCCCGCACACGTCTCAAAACAAAAGGTGACCGGGCCTTCTCTGTTGCTGGCCCAAACTTATGGAATCCCCTTCCACCCCACATTAAGTCCTCGACTACTCTTGCCAGTTTTAAGTCTAATTTAAAAACTTACATCTTCTCTCTTGCTTTTAACAACCTGTAATTCCGCCCCCTGTGTCCTGCGTGTGTCCCTTTTCCCCTCTGCCCAAATggctcactctttttttttttacctttttatttgattttttatcTACCACTTacttttagttatttatttctcttaatatatatatatatatatatatatatatatatatatatatatatatatatatatatatatatatatatatatcctgttTACTCTATTTTACCTGTTTTACTCCATTTATTTTATGttcttatttttatattttatttatttttaactttatctattctactgatcttattattattaccattattattattattattttctttttaatgtaCTACttttacccaaatgtcactcactggtccagaaaagcaactgttgcatcaaagaatttataaccacatgctctcattgattgtatgattgcactatttgtggtatgcaggcattgtacaacgggggccccatatccagtattcacagaatcatcaaatatccagttcataacaacaattaaattagatatagtcacctacaaatgaaacagagggcgcttgttttattgagcaggtcttgcatagaagccataataaggccatatctgtgtattatttgaaattttaggctatggtatgtttattttttcttcacacaggatgttagtgtgccgtgggacattttaagtgtcaaaagtgtgccgtggcacaaaaaaggttgaaaaacactgatatGAACTATTGATGTAAACTGTATTTCTGATTATTTATTCATGACAGCACACATTATGCAGATATTATAGACTAGGTGCTGTTACTATTAAGCTACATTAGGCTTACGAATGTTACGAATTTACgaataatcagtgggagccctgtgcttgtttccctgcaacaagaaggttccatctgggggggatggaagacagtgacaccctcagtgtgttcgaaatgtccagtcgattgcgcaatttggtcttagttgcagtcattgccgaaaacccggcctcgcataggtACGTGGTGGatatggtagcaacgttttcagcgcttttacggctatctctgGATAttttgctttggttttgatccaaaaacccgccagagaggtttgctcaaacacacttttaagaccaccgtcctttgcaatttcgatcaactgctcttcctcctgcgctgacatgTTAGGACTAtttgggatattgacaaatgggttgcggacccactcattggtttgccgtggatctttggatatggaaggcattcaattaagatcccaatgtgcaccgagatatattttttctaaaaaagaaaaatcccatccactccgctaaactctaggaacgcaaccactagatggcgatgagattactttccctccctatatgtagtgttgaaggcgggacagacagacgtaagaaaatagaccttgcgaaatgcaaacatgcgtgcaatcaaacaactgcatataggcctatgccatgtaaaaacgtgacattattgtgtTGTAACATGTAACAAGTAACatgattagcatagttagcatgctagcatgttagcatgctagttagcatagttagcataactactaaaaatgattagctaagttagctaagtaacatggttaacatagttaacatgctagcattgttagcatgttaattagcatagttagcataactactaaaatgataagcttggttagctaagtcacatggttaacatagttaacattgctaacatagttaacatgttagcattgctagcactgctataaaacattagctaagtaacatggttagcagaattacaaatcttagcataactactagtaaacattagagccattccaactttcagttatcgtcaaatatctacctatacacagccattaaactatttgaatatcaacattcattcaacttccagtctgtcaacaacttttaaactatttacattcaacttttatttaaagataaactatctattaaactagctgtctgtcaacaacttttaaactatctactgtctatcaacaacttttaaactatctacattcagcttttaaacagtctacttttaaactatcaacttttattaagctatgcaaccaccatgtctatcctagcatcaccgtagtaaccatctctgtattatctgttttaactatacatgatattttacatcacaattttagcattttcatgcactggtaattccttggaattgcatttctagttattattcttcccaccaaatttctgcgtctaattcagcttcaaccgtgtaacgtagaaacttcgttcaaactttgtaacgtaggtcttgaaaaggagacttgaggaatgtatttttcacttttgtaaactttatactttttgagatattaataaaaacaagcttattttttccccatagactttgtatggggactatgacatcataatgggctaattaacttgatttgcacctgtatcaacttccagctgctctactaggtcccatcaaaaagctagttaaactgattgcacctgtatcaactgctttctgctcaattaggccaactctctctgtgtatctccattatacaaggatataaggcacattccatccaactttctatccattcatcctcttcaaaccattcactcatctacccattaaactatcccatcaacatccattaaacaatctgcctatcaacatccattcaactttctgtctatcaacatccattacactatctactgtatatttaacttttaaactgtatactctgtctcaggctttaaacatacaatctggctctacagatcctgttcaactatttcctctgcccacaactgtttcaaaataaatgtcctcactacaataattcactattaaataatttaactatttaaactactcaactatttaactgttcagccatttcaactgtcagttgttatcaactatgacttctgccaactgttatcgaataaaagtttgttttgcattttatgttaatatacagtatgtttatattttcatgcactggtaatttcctcgaaattacattttctagttatcgaatgttctatcgaacacattttttattgatatcgattatatgtctattgcgatacatatcgctatcgttttatcgcccagccctactccctgctctacaagatctattccagaagagcactcctaagagcccaaaagattctgaaggactcttctcatcctaacaatggattattcctaccactgaaatcaagaagacgcctatgtagtcacaaagccagaactgagagactcagaagtttttatccccaggccatccgaactctgaactcacactatactgactttgcacacattcactcctcagcactctcaaacatttcccaactctgaactcacactatactgactttgcactctttcactcctcagcactcatgacccccccacccacccacacacctacatgacttttagcacttttatatccctctccctatgctacagacatttttttattttatttcatcacacgtcaaaacacacacacacacaggagtttttccttgcccctgttgctcttgggtgctccttgttggtgcccccaatcccaatcctcccccacctttcttatgcagcccttgccacttaatctactaaacccctcttctactgcactttttaccccccccggTTGACACCAgatataatttcactgcatttcttacatccagtaactatatgcatgtgacaataaacttccttgtatccttgtaacaacatggtaacagttaagttttaaagcaattctctcaacaattttaggacaatttaaaaacggtagagtacagtaagaataaatgcatcagtgagtgctgtttttaaacagttaagtgtcagttcaagacgggtggtaagtgctaggatcagcaagacttgttgtaagtggtgctatgagaggatatgttctctaaagagctgggtcttcaggagttttttgaaaagggagagggatgaccctgcccttgtaggaactggcagtgtgttccaccaacgacgaacaacagatgagaaaagtttggattggcctaagcgtatctgttgcaatatctgtgtgcattcctacattaggtctatttccacattccacattgctagacagcacttgagtgaggatgacttatttccacttcacaaataaccatcgctatctgcaatagctacagtacagggacattaatcagttcatagctgaggatttgtcctaggtccacttccctttcagcatcatatgcagtaatgatgcactggagaatggttctttttgttgcactataaaggatatctacattttttgaaaataatgcaatctccatagcactcttcagcaaccctcaaacatgcacactcttccatttttttgcatggctgggATTTGAATGAaaggaaagagcaccagtgagaggttttaactaggcaagcacagtcgcctttacaaaaaaatacagtgtaaatcctctgtaaagactgacaactgttcataatagttagtgacaaagtactttctacagaaaaatgagcagtcacctactattctatcaatttattatcaaggaatctattttgcttctaaatgtcatactgaattttagttattatttcaatttatattttaattttagcttattttcatttgctacttgagggtcattggggtaattcctgtcctgtcccaCAACATATATGATACATAATTATGATACAtagtatattaatgccttattttttgcaattcctatgatatctgatggcaaaaccaaaaagtatgtgaattatgctaattagcaagcttaaaactcaaaattgagcttggtaaacaaaatattttaattcagcaccctcaaattgtgtgaaatagcccctttaccgacttttcctcaaatttgccaacaggactttttctgaacgtttgttagctatctgctctccctctaaagACAACATATCAGCTTTTGAAACTGAggaattgtattgttttatggaaaatatatggtcattttgaatttgatgtgaaacacatttcaaaaaagTTGCAACAGGCTGTTTCACCACTGTTTTCCTGCCTCttctttttacatttacatctggGCACGGAAGAGAGTGTTAGAGAGTAAAAAGTCCCATTCTTGCCCAATACAAcctcaaatcagaaaaagttgggacgttgtgtaaaatgtgaataaaaacagaatgtaataatctgcaaatctcttaaactcatatttagttgcaaaaaggccaaatgttgaaaattacaaatttgactatttcagggaaaatatatgtatatgaatttgataccagc is a genomic window containing:
- the LOC125303896 gene encoding uncharacterized protein LOC125303896, with the protein product MQFCWFLACCLAARQDEGKKIKKCVKKYGLVELKRELEALGVNIDGHWDETKKKNKKKIKKELQKLLIKELKKIEHDKKRLDNRAYEDGFTMPMDIPEHVLSALNELEALRIYSDEDMDETTKKNKMKRKIELQRFLINELKEAEHGKTDLDNQVYEEKSLITMPVDIPEDVLNVLDDLDTFLDKQLEVSERYEREDAVLDSLLFKVVSTLEREMKRKRNREHGGQTLETGKRRRNGRPVSGVPYKFTIAPSLGGGFVW